Proteins from one Lepidochelys kempii isolate rLepKem1 chromosome 6, rLepKem1.hap2, whole genome shotgun sequence genomic window:
- the LOC140913659 gene encoding uncharacterized protein isoform X4 has translation MMSLTFEDVAMYFSPAEWALLGEEQRQLYKHVMWENYQTLVSLGIQTPKPVVISSIERGEELCVQGPTEDEDEDVLSGTRPGFPDAEETWDWSAIESSLGFFLTQSSSPRTAGARNLSRAEGQTPDEGRGNLEPLRPFPGTSGKKHSKKSERGRPHKRQCRLQRQRKNLIRNKPATSRGHQRRHRRYLKPLAEVKAEPRKTLFTCRVCREEFKVQRDLISHHWMVHRRQELYHCSECGETFRRKKEFRAHGKAHRKKRDHPCSECGKIFHKLSYLTAHQRIHTGERPYCCAECGKRFFHISALNIHKRVHSGERPYACAECGKRFMDSSTFRNHQAIHSEKRPHRCSQCGKGFKVISSLTRHLKIHSEERPFLCHECGKKFCLREHLIRHQRIHTGEQPYCCAECGKKFSLLQSLRRHQETHNMGRLHRCAECGKIFRHPDSLSRHQGVHTGKLHRCTECGKGFVYIHHLKSHQRIHTGEKPYCCTECGKSFTQLSGLTNHLRIHSGERPYPCTQCGKRFAHSSSLTEHLKIHSGERPYSCIQCGKHFARSSSLTQHQRTHPGERPYSCTQCGKRFARSSYLTKHQSTHSE, from the exons ATG ATGTCGCTGACGTTTGAGGATGTGGCCATGTATTTCTCCCCAGCAGAGTGGGCGCTGCTGGGCGAGGAGCAAAGGCAACTTTACAAACACGTTATGTGGGAAAATTACCAGACTCTGGTCTCGTTAG GAATCCAAACCCCCAAGCCAGTGGTGATCTCCAGCATAGAGCGAGGGGAAGAGCTTTGTGTCCAGGGTCCCACAGAAGATGAAGATGAGGACGTCCTGAGTGGCACCCGCCCAG GTTTTCCAGATGCAGAGGAGACCTGGGACTGGTCAGCAATTGAAAGCTCCTTGGGCTTCTTCCTCACACAAAGCTCTTCCCCTAGAACAG CAGGGGCAAGGAAcctgagcagggctgaggggcagACTCCTGATGAAGGGCGTGGCAACCTGGAGCCACTCAGGCCTTTCCCAGGGACATCAGGGAAGAAGCATTCCAAGAAATCTGAGCGGGGGAGACCCCACAAGAGGCAGTGCAGGCTCCAAAGGCAGAGGAAAAATCTGATCAGGAACAAGCCAGCAACCTCAAGAGGCCATCAGAGGAGACACAGGCGATATCTAAAGCCTCTTGCAGAGGTTAAAGCTGAGCCCAGAAAGACCCTATTTACCTGTCGTGTGTGCAGAGAAGAATTCAAGGTGCAGAGAGATCTGATAAGCCACCACTGGATGGTTCATAGGAGACAGGAACTGTATCACTGTAGCGAGTGTGGGGAGACCTTTAGGAGAAAGAAGGAGTTCAGAGCACATGGGAAAGCTCACAGAAAGAAGAGAGACCATCCCTGTTCTGAATGTGGGAAGATATTCCACAAGTTATCGTATCTCACTGCCCACCAGAGAATacatacaggagagagaccctactgCTGTGCTGAATGTGGAAAAAGATTCTTCCATATATCAGCACTTAACATCCACAAGAGAGTCCactcaggagagagaccctatgccTGCGCTGAGTGTGGAAAGCGATTTATGGATTCATCAACATTTCgtaatcatcaggcaatccactcAGAAAAGAGACCCCATCGCTGTAGCCAGTGTGGGAAAGGCTTCAAAGTTATATCAAGTCTTACTAGACACCTGAAAATCCACAGCGAAGAGAGACCCTTCTTGTGCCATGAGTGTGGGAAAAAATTTTGTCTACGAGAACATCTGATcagacatcagagaatccacactggggaGCAGCCCTATTGCTgtgctgagtgtgggaaaaaattCAGTCTCCTTCAAAGTCTCAGGAGACACCAGGAAACCCACAATATGGGGAGACTCCATCGCTGTGCTGAGTGTGGGAAAATATTCCGTCATCCAGACAGTCTCTCTAGACACCAGGGAGTCCACACTGGGAAACTCCATCGCTGCACTGAGTGTGGAAAAGGCTTTGTCTATATACATCATCTCAAGAgccaccagagaatccacactggagagaaaccctattgctgcactgagtgtgggaaaagtttcacccAACTGTCAGGCCTCACCAACCACCTGCGAATCCATTCAGGAGAGCGACCCTATCCCTGCACGCAGTGTGGGAAGCGCTTTGCTCACTCATCATCTCTCACTGAGCATCTGAAAATCCATTCAGGAGAGCGACCATATTCCTGCATTCAGTGTGGGAAGCACTTTGCTCGCTCATCATCTCTTACTCAGCATCAGAGAACCCACCCAGGAGAGCGACCATATTCCTGCACTCAGTGTGGGAAGCGCTTTGCTCGCTCATCATATCTTACTAAACACCAGAGCACCCACTCAGAATAG
- the LOC140913659 gene encoding uncharacterized protein isoform X1: MTARGGGRREGPSRARRGDPGAEPGPSGACGSEPPLQAAAPARGAMSLTFEDVAMYFSPAEWALLGEEQRQLYKHVMWENYQTLVSLGIQTPKPVVISSIERGEELCVQGPTEDEDEDVLSGTRPGFPDAEETWDWSAIESSLGFFLTQSSSPRTAGARNLSRAEGQTPDEGRGNLEPLRPFPGTSGKKHSKKSERGRPHKRQCRLQRQRKNLIRNKPATSRGHQRRHRRYLKPLAEVKAEPRKTLFTCRVCREEFKVQRDLISHHWMVHRRQELYHCSECGETFRRKKEFRAHGKAHRKKRDHPCSECGKIFHKLSYLTAHQRIHTGERPYCCAECGKRFFHISALNIHKRVHSGERPYACAECGKRFMDSSTFRNHQAIHSEKRPHRCSQCGKGFKVISSLTRHLKIHSEERPFLCHECGKKFCLREHLIRHQRIHTGEQPYCCAECGKKFSLLQSLRRHQETHNMGRLHRCAECGKIFRHPDSLSRHQGVHTGKLHRCTECGKGFVYIHHLKSHQRIHTGEKPYCCTECGKSFTQLSGLTNHLRIHSGERPYPCTQCGKRFAHSSSLTEHLKIHSGERPYSCIQCGKHFARSSSLTQHQRTHPGERPYSCTQCGKRFARSSYLTKHQSTHSE, translated from the exons ATGACTGCGCGAGGGGGCGGGCGAAGGGAGGGACCTTCTCGTGCCCGCCGCGGAGACCCGGGGGCCGAGCCCGGCCCGAGCGGCGCGTGCGGGAGCgagccccctctgcaggctgCAGCCCCGGCGCGCGGGGCG ATGTCGCTGACGTTTGAGGATGTGGCCATGTATTTCTCCCCAGCAGAGTGGGCGCTGCTGGGCGAGGAGCAAAGGCAACTTTACAAACACGTTATGTGGGAAAATTACCAGACTCTGGTCTCGTTAG GAATCCAAACCCCCAAGCCAGTGGTGATCTCCAGCATAGAGCGAGGGGAAGAGCTTTGTGTCCAGGGTCCCACAGAAGATGAAGATGAGGACGTCCTGAGTGGCACCCGCCCAG GTTTTCCAGATGCAGAGGAGACCTGGGACTGGTCAGCAATTGAAAGCTCCTTGGGCTTCTTCCTCACACAAAGCTCTTCCCCTAGAACAG CAGGGGCAAGGAAcctgagcagggctgaggggcagACTCCTGATGAAGGGCGTGGCAACCTGGAGCCACTCAGGCCTTTCCCAGGGACATCAGGGAAGAAGCATTCCAAGAAATCTGAGCGGGGGAGACCCCACAAGAGGCAGTGCAGGCTCCAAAGGCAGAGGAAAAATCTGATCAGGAACAAGCCAGCAACCTCAAGAGGCCATCAGAGGAGACACAGGCGATATCTAAAGCCTCTTGCAGAGGTTAAAGCTGAGCCCAGAAAGACCCTATTTACCTGTCGTGTGTGCAGAGAAGAATTCAAGGTGCAGAGAGATCTGATAAGCCACCACTGGATGGTTCATAGGAGACAGGAACTGTATCACTGTAGCGAGTGTGGGGAGACCTTTAGGAGAAAGAAGGAGTTCAGAGCACATGGGAAAGCTCACAGAAAGAAGAGAGACCATCCCTGTTCTGAATGTGGGAAGATATTCCACAAGTTATCGTATCTCACTGCCCACCAGAGAATacatacaggagagagaccctactgCTGTGCTGAATGTGGAAAAAGATTCTTCCATATATCAGCACTTAACATCCACAAGAGAGTCCactcaggagagagaccctatgccTGCGCTGAGTGTGGAAAGCGATTTATGGATTCATCAACATTTCgtaatcatcaggcaatccactcAGAAAAGAGACCCCATCGCTGTAGCCAGTGTGGGAAAGGCTTCAAAGTTATATCAAGTCTTACTAGACACCTGAAAATCCACAGCGAAGAGAGACCCTTCTTGTGCCATGAGTGTGGGAAAAAATTTTGTCTACGAGAACATCTGATcagacatcagagaatccacactggggaGCAGCCCTATTGCTgtgctgagtgtgggaaaaaattCAGTCTCCTTCAAAGTCTCAGGAGACACCAGGAAACCCACAATATGGGGAGACTCCATCGCTGTGCTGAGTGTGGGAAAATATTCCGTCATCCAGACAGTCTCTCTAGACACCAGGGAGTCCACACTGGGAAACTCCATCGCTGCACTGAGTGTGGAAAAGGCTTTGTCTATATACATCATCTCAAGAgccaccagagaatccacactggagagaaaccctattgctgcactgagtgtgggaaaagtttcacccAACTGTCAGGCCTCACCAACCACCTGCGAATCCATTCAGGAGAGCGACCCTATCCCTGCACGCAGTGTGGGAAGCGCTTTGCTCACTCATCATCTCTCACTGAGCATCTGAAAATCCATTCAGGAGAGCGACCATATTCCTGCATTCAGTGTGGGAAGCACTTTGCTCGCTCATCATCTCTTACTCAGCATCAGAGAACCCACCCAGGAGAGCGACCATATTCCTGCACTCAGTGTGGGAAGCGCTTTGCTCGCTCATCATATCTTACTAAACACCAGAGCACCCACTCAGAATAG
- the LOC140913659 gene encoding uncharacterized protein isoform X2: protein MDHCASASPATALPLPMCKLCHAELGCLSFQMSLTFEDVAMYFSPAEWALLGEEQRQLYKHVMWENYQTLVSLGIQTPKPVVISSIERGEELCVQGPTEDEDEDVLSGTRPGFPDAEETWDWSAIESSLGFFLTQSSSPRTAGARNLSRAEGQTPDEGRGNLEPLRPFPGTSGKKHSKKSERGRPHKRQCRLQRQRKNLIRNKPATSRGHQRRHRRYLKPLAEVKAEPRKTLFTCRVCREEFKVQRDLISHHWMVHRRQELYHCSECGETFRRKKEFRAHGKAHRKKRDHPCSECGKIFHKLSYLTAHQRIHTGERPYCCAECGKRFFHISALNIHKRVHSGERPYACAECGKRFMDSSTFRNHQAIHSEKRPHRCSQCGKGFKVISSLTRHLKIHSEERPFLCHECGKKFCLREHLIRHQRIHTGEQPYCCAECGKKFSLLQSLRRHQETHNMGRLHRCAECGKIFRHPDSLSRHQGVHTGKLHRCTECGKGFVYIHHLKSHQRIHTGEKPYCCTECGKSFTQLSGLTNHLRIHSGERPYPCTQCGKRFAHSSSLTEHLKIHSGERPYSCIQCGKHFARSSSLTQHQRTHPGERPYSCTQCGKRFARSSYLTKHQSTHSE from the exons ATGGACCACTGTGCGTCTGCCTCACCTGCAACAGCTCTTCCTCTACCCATGTGTAAACTTTGCCATGCTGAGTTGGGTTGTTTGTCCTTTCAGATGTCGCTGACGTTTGAGGATGTGGCCATGTATTTCTCCCCAGCAGAGTGGGCGCTGCTGGGCGAGGAGCAAAGGCAACTTTACAAACACGTTATGTGGGAAAATTACCAGACTCTGGTCTCGTTAG GAATCCAAACCCCCAAGCCAGTGGTGATCTCCAGCATAGAGCGAGGGGAAGAGCTTTGTGTCCAGGGTCCCACAGAAGATGAAGATGAGGACGTCCTGAGTGGCACCCGCCCAG GTTTTCCAGATGCAGAGGAGACCTGGGACTGGTCAGCAATTGAAAGCTCCTTGGGCTTCTTCCTCACACAAAGCTCTTCCCCTAGAACAG CAGGGGCAAGGAAcctgagcagggctgaggggcagACTCCTGATGAAGGGCGTGGCAACCTGGAGCCACTCAGGCCTTTCCCAGGGACATCAGGGAAGAAGCATTCCAAGAAATCTGAGCGGGGGAGACCCCACAAGAGGCAGTGCAGGCTCCAAAGGCAGAGGAAAAATCTGATCAGGAACAAGCCAGCAACCTCAAGAGGCCATCAGAGGAGACACAGGCGATATCTAAAGCCTCTTGCAGAGGTTAAAGCTGAGCCCAGAAAGACCCTATTTACCTGTCGTGTGTGCAGAGAAGAATTCAAGGTGCAGAGAGATCTGATAAGCCACCACTGGATGGTTCATAGGAGACAGGAACTGTATCACTGTAGCGAGTGTGGGGAGACCTTTAGGAGAAAGAAGGAGTTCAGAGCACATGGGAAAGCTCACAGAAAGAAGAGAGACCATCCCTGTTCTGAATGTGGGAAGATATTCCACAAGTTATCGTATCTCACTGCCCACCAGAGAATacatacaggagagagaccctactgCTGTGCTGAATGTGGAAAAAGATTCTTCCATATATCAGCACTTAACATCCACAAGAGAGTCCactcaggagagagaccctatgccTGCGCTGAGTGTGGAAAGCGATTTATGGATTCATCAACATTTCgtaatcatcaggcaatccactcAGAAAAGAGACCCCATCGCTGTAGCCAGTGTGGGAAAGGCTTCAAAGTTATATCAAGTCTTACTAGACACCTGAAAATCCACAGCGAAGAGAGACCCTTCTTGTGCCATGAGTGTGGGAAAAAATTTTGTCTACGAGAACATCTGATcagacatcagagaatccacactggggaGCAGCCCTATTGCTgtgctgagtgtgggaaaaaattCAGTCTCCTTCAAAGTCTCAGGAGACACCAGGAAACCCACAATATGGGGAGACTCCATCGCTGTGCTGAGTGTGGGAAAATATTCCGTCATCCAGACAGTCTCTCTAGACACCAGGGAGTCCACACTGGGAAACTCCATCGCTGCACTGAGTGTGGAAAAGGCTTTGTCTATATACATCATCTCAAGAgccaccagagaatccacactggagagaaaccctattgctgcactgagtgtgggaaaagtttcacccAACTGTCAGGCCTCACCAACCACCTGCGAATCCATTCAGGAGAGCGACCCTATCCCTGCACGCAGTGTGGGAAGCGCTTTGCTCACTCATCATCTCTCACTGAGCATCTGAAAATCCATTCAGGAGAGCGACCATATTCCTGCATTCAGTGTGGGAAGCACTTTGCTCGCTCATCATCTCTTACTCAGCATCAGAGAACCCACCCAGGAGAGCGACCATATTCCTGCACTCAGTGTGGGAAGCGCTTTGCTCGCTCATCATATCTTACTAAACACCAGAGCACCCACTCAGAATAG
- the LOC140913659 gene encoding uncharacterized protein isoform X3, protein MTARGGGRREGPSRARRGDPGAEPGPSGACGSEPPLQAAAPARGAMSLTFEDVAMYFSPAEWALLGEEQRQLYKHVMWENYQTLVSLGIQTPKPVVISSIERGEELCVQGPTEDEDEDVLSGTRPAGARNLSRAEGQTPDEGRGNLEPLRPFPGTSGKKHSKKSERGRPHKRQCRLQRQRKNLIRNKPATSRGHQRRHRRYLKPLAEVKAEPRKTLFTCRVCREEFKVQRDLISHHWMVHRRQELYHCSECGETFRRKKEFRAHGKAHRKKRDHPCSECGKIFHKLSYLTAHQRIHTGERPYCCAECGKRFFHISALNIHKRVHSGERPYACAECGKRFMDSSTFRNHQAIHSEKRPHRCSQCGKGFKVISSLTRHLKIHSEERPFLCHECGKKFCLREHLIRHQRIHTGEQPYCCAECGKKFSLLQSLRRHQETHNMGRLHRCAECGKIFRHPDSLSRHQGVHTGKLHRCTECGKGFVYIHHLKSHQRIHTGEKPYCCTECGKSFTQLSGLTNHLRIHSGERPYPCTQCGKRFAHSSSLTEHLKIHSGERPYSCIQCGKHFARSSSLTQHQRTHPGERPYSCTQCGKRFARSSYLTKHQSTHSE, encoded by the exons ATGACTGCGCGAGGGGGCGGGCGAAGGGAGGGACCTTCTCGTGCCCGCCGCGGAGACCCGGGGGCCGAGCCCGGCCCGAGCGGCGCGTGCGGGAGCgagccccctctgcaggctgCAGCCCCGGCGCGCGGGGCG ATGTCGCTGACGTTTGAGGATGTGGCCATGTATTTCTCCCCAGCAGAGTGGGCGCTGCTGGGCGAGGAGCAAAGGCAACTTTACAAACACGTTATGTGGGAAAATTACCAGACTCTGGTCTCGTTAG GAATCCAAACCCCCAAGCCAGTGGTGATCTCCAGCATAGAGCGAGGGGAAGAGCTTTGTGTCCAGGGTCCCACAGAAGATGAAGATGAGGACGTCCTGAGTGGCACCCGCCCAG CAGGGGCAAGGAAcctgagcagggctgaggggcagACTCCTGATGAAGGGCGTGGCAACCTGGAGCCACTCAGGCCTTTCCCAGGGACATCAGGGAAGAAGCATTCCAAGAAATCTGAGCGGGGGAGACCCCACAAGAGGCAGTGCAGGCTCCAAAGGCAGAGGAAAAATCTGATCAGGAACAAGCCAGCAACCTCAAGAGGCCATCAGAGGAGACACAGGCGATATCTAAAGCCTCTTGCAGAGGTTAAAGCTGAGCCCAGAAAGACCCTATTTACCTGTCGTGTGTGCAGAGAAGAATTCAAGGTGCAGAGAGATCTGATAAGCCACCACTGGATGGTTCATAGGAGACAGGAACTGTATCACTGTAGCGAGTGTGGGGAGACCTTTAGGAGAAAGAAGGAGTTCAGAGCACATGGGAAAGCTCACAGAAAGAAGAGAGACCATCCCTGTTCTGAATGTGGGAAGATATTCCACAAGTTATCGTATCTCACTGCCCACCAGAGAATacatacaggagagagaccctactgCTGTGCTGAATGTGGAAAAAGATTCTTCCATATATCAGCACTTAACATCCACAAGAGAGTCCactcaggagagagaccctatgccTGCGCTGAGTGTGGAAAGCGATTTATGGATTCATCAACATTTCgtaatcatcaggcaatccactcAGAAAAGAGACCCCATCGCTGTAGCCAGTGTGGGAAAGGCTTCAAAGTTATATCAAGTCTTACTAGACACCTGAAAATCCACAGCGAAGAGAGACCCTTCTTGTGCCATGAGTGTGGGAAAAAATTTTGTCTACGAGAACATCTGATcagacatcagagaatccacactggggaGCAGCCCTATTGCTgtgctgagtgtgggaaaaaattCAGTCTCCTTCAAAGTCTCAGGAGACACCAGGAAACCCACAATATGGGGAGACTCCATCGCTGTGCTGAGTGTGGGAAAATATTCCGTCATCCAGACAGTCTCTCTAGACACCAGGGAGTCCACACTGGGAAACTCCATCGCTGCACTGAGTGTGGAAAAGGCTTTGTCTATATACATCATCTCAAGAgccaccagagaatccacactggagagaaaccctattgctgcactgagtgtgggaaaagtttcacccAACTGTCAGGCCTCACCAACCACCTGCGAATCCATTCAGGAGAGCGACCCTATCCCTGCACGCAGTGTGGGAAGCGCTTTGCTCACTCATCATCTCTCACTGAGCATCTGAAAATCCATTCAGGAGAGCGACCATATTCCTGCATTCAGTGTGGGAAGCACTTTGCTCGCTCATCATCTCTTACTCAGCATCAGAGAACCCACCCAGGAGAGCGACCATATTCCTGCACTCAGTGTGGGAAGCGCTTTGCTCGCTCATCATATCTTACTAAACACCAGAGCACCCACTCAGAATAG